The following coding sequences lie in one Allorhizobium pseudoryzae genomic window:
- the repA gene encoding plasmid partitioning protein RepA: protein MSESSAAKIGRQSQLLSAQLQSLRERLYEPDARKTLKTFTSREAAGLLGIAESTLRQMSLDGEGVIPDRQDNGRRIYTLDQINEIRHHLAKKRPAEALDFLPRRREGDKLQVIAVANFKGGSAKTTTTIHLAHYLAISGLRVLALDLDPQASLSAMFGYQPEFDVDENETVYAAIRYDDRRRPIREVIRKTYFAGIDLIPANLELMEYEHETPQAIAEGYGRGDEIFFRRLASVINEVEADYDVVLIDAPPQLGYLTLGALCAATGLLITIHPAMIDVASMNQFLAMMSDLMHVIEERGGVLQHDFIRYVITRHNPNDGPQVNVVTLLRSLFKDDVLAPAVVETTAIASAGLEKKSLYEMTRGSVGRDTLNRALESVDSVNNDILQLVKHCWGRK, encoded by the coding sequence ATGAGCGAATCTTCCGCTGCCAAGATTGGCAGGCAATCTCAGTTGCTGTCTGCCCAGCTCCAGTCTCTGCGCGAGCGGCTCTACGAACCGGACGCGCGCAAGACGCTGAAGACCTTCACATCGCGCGAGGCTGCCGGGCTTCTCGGCATCGCCGAGTCCACCCTGCGGCAAATGTCGCTGGATGGCGAAGGGGTTATTCCGGACCGTCAGGATAACGGGCGGCGTATCTATACGCTCGACCAGATCAACGAGATCCGCCACCATCTGGCAAAAAAGCGTCCGGCGGAAGCGCTGGATTTCCTGCCGCGTCGCCGTGAAGGCGACAAGCTTCAGGTCATTGCGGTTGCCAACTTCAAGGGCGGCTCCGCCAAGACCACGACCACCATTCATCTGGCGCATTATCTTGCCATTTCGGGGCTGCGCGTTCTGGCGCTCGATCTCGATCCGCAGGCGTCTCTTTCGGCGATGTTCGGGTACCAGCCGGAATTTGACGTGGACGAGAACGAGACCGTTTACGCAGCGATCCGGTATGACGACCGTCGCCGCCCCATTCGGGAAGTGATCCGGAAAACCTATTTCGCCGGCATCGACCTGATTCCGGCCAATCTTGAGCTGATGGAATATGAGCACGAAACCCCGCAGGCGATTGCCGAGGGTTATGGTCGCGGTGACGAGATCTTCTTCCGCCGCCTGGCGTCGGTGATCAATGAGGTCGAGGCCGATTACGATGTCGTGCTGATCGATGCCCCGCCGCAGCTCGGTTATCTTACGCTTGGCGCCCTTTGTGCGGCAACCGGGCTGCTGATCACCATCCACCCGGCAATGATCGATGTTGCCAGCATGAACCAGTTCCTCGCCATGATGAGCGATCTGATGCACGTCATCGAGGAACGCGGTGGTGTTCTGCAGCACGATTTCATCCGCTACGTGATCACCCGCCACAATCCCAATGACGGACCGCAGGTGAATGTGGTGACGCTGCTGCGCTCGCTGTTTAAGGACGATGTGCTGGCGCCCGCCGTCGTCGAGACCACCGCAATCGCGAGCGCAGGCCTCGAAAAGAAAAGCCTCTATGAGATGACACGCGGCAGCGTCGGTCGCGACACGCTCAACCGGGCACTGGAATCGGTTGATTCCGTCAACAACGACATTCTGCAATTGGTGAAACACTGCTGGGGTCGCAAATGA
- the phnN gene encoding phosphonate metabolism protein/1,5-bisphosphokinase (PRPP-forming) PhnN — protein sequence MADSTSRPALTPIGTMVVVVGPSGAGKDTLIDYIRRALSDRTDVHFVQRTITRPAEAGGEDHVPATEAEFLALRSAGHFCVDWPAHGLLYGIPTAVCDVLQRGGLAIANGSRSALPHFAAAFPKLLVVNIVATPDVLAERLKARGRETETDIAARLRRSEEFTIPSSYACVTIDNSGDLTDAGDALLSVLTGLSRKEEAAS from the coding sequence ATGGCGGATTCGACATCCAGACCGGCCCTGACTCCAATCGGCACGATGGTCGTTGTCGTCGGCCCAAGCGGTGCCGGCAAGGATACGCTGATCGACTATATCCGCAGGGCTCTCAGCGACCGGACGGATGTGCATTTTGTCCAGCGGACGATCACACGACCGGCGGAAGCCGGTGGCGAGGACCATGTTCCGGCCACGGAGGCGGAGTTTCTGGCTCTGCGCTCCGCCGGTCACTTCTGCGTCGATTGGCCAGCACATGGGTTACTGTACGGAATTCCAACCGCCGTCTGTGATGTGCTGCAGCGCGGCGGTCTGGCGATTGCCAATGGCTCCCGCTCGGCGCTGCCGCATTTCGCGGCCGCCTTCCCGAAGCTGCTGGTTGTCAACATCGTGGCGACACCGGATGTCCTGGCGGAGCGGCTGAAGGCCAGAGGCCGGGAAACCGAAACGGACATTGCAGCCCGCCTGCGCCGTAGCGAGGAGTTCACCATTCCATCGAGCTATGCCTGCGTGACGATCGACAACAGTGGCGACCTCACGGACGCCGGTGATGCGCTTCTCTCGGTGCTGACGGGTTTGTCCCGCAAGGAGGAGGCGGCAAGCTAA
- a CDS encoding alpha-D-ribose 1-methylphosphonate 5-triphosphate diphosphatase yields the protein MPDITLSNARIVLQDEIIHGSVKIENGLIADISEGGSRIGEDVEGDYLIAGLVELHTDHLETHYSPRPGVRWHTISAIQAHDAQVATSGITTVFDCLRMGSDEDGGFQKGEMRAMADAIETAQNEDRLRAEHLLHLRCEVSSADVLEHFSDFETDPRVRLVSLMDHAPGQRQFQTMDQYTLYYKTKRGLSEEAFAHFVARRREASALYAAPHRDALARVCHARGITIASHDDATLEHVDEAIGYGIRLAEFPTSLDAADASHKAGMSVLMGAPNVVRGKSHSGNIAARDLAERGVLDVLSSDYVPLSLLHAPFVLADEIEGMSLPQALAMVTSTPARTVSLDDRGRIAEGLRADLVRVRRVEGVPVVRSVWRQGRRVA from the coding sequence ATGCCTGACATCACTCTCTCCAATGCCCGGATCGTCCTGCAGGACGAGATCATCCACGGCAGCGTCAAAATCGAAAACGGGCTGATTGCCGATATCAGCGAGGGCGGCAGCCGCATCGGCGAGGATGTGGAGGGTGACTACCTGATTGCGGGTCTCGTGGAACTGCACACCGACCACCTGGAGACCCACTATTCGCCGCGTCCCGGCGTGCGTTGGCACACGATCTCCGCCATTCAGGCGCACGACGCCCAGGTGGCGACCTCCGGCATCACCACCGTGTTCGACTGCCTGCGCATGGGATCGGACGAGGATGGCGGCTTCCAGAAGGGGGAGATGCGGGCGATGGCCGATGCCATCGAGACCGCCCAGAATGAGGACCGCCTGCGCGCCGAACACCTGCTGCACCTGCGCTGCGAAGTCTCGTCCGCCGACGTGCTGGAGCATTTCTCCGATTTCGAGACCGATCCGCGTGTGCGGCTGGTTTCCCTGATGGACCACGCGCCCGGCCAGCGTCAGTTTCAGACAATGGATCAATATACACTCTACTACAAGACCAAGCGCGGCCTGTCCGAGGAAGCTTTCGCCCATTTCGTCGCCCGCCGGCGGGAGGCCTCCGCGCTGTACGCCGCACCGCACCGCGATGCGCTGGCGCGCGTCTGTCATGCACGCGGCATCACCATCGCCAGCCACGACGATGCGACGCTCGAGCACGTGGACGAGGCGATCGGTTACGGCATCCGCCTTGCCGAATTTCCGACCAGCCTTGATGCGGCAGACGCCTCGCACAAGGCCGGCATGAGCGTTCTGATGGGCGCGCCGAACGTGGTGCGCGGCAAATCCCACTCGGGCAATATCGCCGCCCGTGATCTCGCGGAGCGCGGCGTACTCGATGTCCTCTCCTCGGACTACGTGCCGCTCAGCCTGCTGCACGCGCCCTTCGTGCTCGCCGACGAGATCGAGGGCATGTCGTTGCCGCAGGCGCTGGCCATGGTAACATCGACCCCGGCCCGCACGGTCAGCCTGGATGATCGTGGTCGTATCGCCGAAGGCTTGCGGGCCGATCTGGTGCGCGTGCGCCGGGTTGAGGGTGTGCCGGTGGTGCGGTCGGTCTGGCGCCAGGGGCGCAGGGTGGCGTGA
- the phnC gene encoding phosphonate ABC transporter ATP-binding protein, which yields MHLRLDKLTRQFGSNTAVDSVTIDIPAGQMVGVIGRSGAGKSTLLRMINRLADPTSGSIRFGEAEVSSLRGQALRNWQRDCAMIFQQFNLVPRLDVLTNVLLGRLNHRSTVMSIINIFSREERLMAIAALERLGIEQTALQAAGTLSGGQQQRVAIARALMQSPKMVLADEPIASLDPLNAKIVMDALRSINENDGITVVTNLHTLDTARNYCERIIGMAKGRVVFDGKPSDLTADAVQEIYGSDRDGAGIDETMTSTSITLSGTAQANGQASAQTSAPLRPLSVAEA from the coding sequence ATGCATCTGAGGCTTGATAAACTCACACGCCAGTTCGGCAGCAATACCGCCGTCGATTCCGTAACGATCGATATTCCCGCCGGCCAGATGGTCGGCGTCATCGGCCGGTCCGGTGCCGGCAAATCCACTCTGCTGCGGATGATCAACCGGCTGGCAGACCCGACGTCGGGCAGCATCCGGTTTGGCGAGGCGGAAGTATCGTCCCTGCGTGGTCAGGCCTTGCGCAATTGGCAGCGCGACTGCGCGATGATCTTCCAGCAGTTCAACCTGGTGCCGCGCCTCGACGTTTTGACCAATGTGCTGCTTGGCCGTCTCAACCACCGTTCGACGGTGATGAGCATCATCAACATCTTCAGCCGCGAAGAGCGCCTGATGGCGATCGCCGCACTGGAGCGGCTCGGCATCGAACAGACGGCGCTGCAGGCGGCCGGCACGCTCTCTGGCGGCCAGCAGCAGCGCGTGGCAATCGCCCGTGCGCTCATGCAGTCTCCGAAGATGGTGCTGGCCGACGAGCCGATCGCCTCGCTCGATCCGCTGAACGCCAAGATCGTCATGGATGCCCTGCGCAGCATCAACGAGAACGACGGAATTACCGTCGTCACCAATCTCCACACGCTGGATACCGCCCGCAACTACTGCGAACGCATCATCGGCATGGCCAAGGGCCGCGTCGTGTTCGACGGCAAGCCGAGCGACCTGACGGCCGATGCGGTCCAGGAAATCTATGGCTCCGACCGCGATGGCGCCGGCATAGACGAGACGATGACATCGACCAGCATCACCCTTTCCGGCACCGCCCAGGCAAACGGCCAGGCCAGTGCCCAGACATCCGCGCCCTTACGCCCCCTCAGCGTCGCTGAAGCGTAG
- the phnE gene encoding phosphonate ABC transporter, permease protein PhnE → MHTLTAADLDAIAARHPSLLVPSFWSRFRIPLIGACTILYMIFCWWFFAVGHVMSSANWGIAGNYLADWVSYEIRPDIDIAKDGAMQITYSRFDPIGPNPHPDWIDAKRETITRTVPQATAPAETPAAKPASSFSFMVQPAPQAGTDAPTEPTGPRTATEEVIVDAKVTLGRAASLDVRPDRVLLVRNSETVTLHLDRSRETVTIDGSKPDWVEQRTEGGRVIAYFGWAGWVDISSDRVRIRNRFFGWANFIFDTNSAFFGMSAGQVMNTITSGERIDPSMSNLSLAWNDFLYNPSWQHLDVWTKLLQTIVMAFVGTLFAMVVSFPLSFLAARNITRNRPVNQIVKRFFDFQRSVDMLIWALFFTRAFGPGPLAGISAIFFTDTGTLGKLYAEALENIDDKQREGVKSVGAAPIAVQRFGVLPQVLPVFASQALYFWESNTRSATIIGAVGAGGIGLKLWEAMRTNSNWENVAYMVILILLVVFVFDAISNALRSRLIGQRQH, encoded by the coding sequence ATGCACACCCTGACCGCCGCAGACCTCGACGCTATCGCCGCCCGCCACCCGTCCCTGCTCGTGCCATCGTTCTGGAGCCGCTTCCGGATCCCGCTGATTGGCGCATGCACCATCCTCTACATGATCTTCTGCTGGTGGTTCTTTGCCGTCGGCCATGTGATGTCCTCGGCCAATTGGGGCATTGCCGGCAATTATCTTGCAGACTGGGTTTCCTACGAGATCCGGCCGGACATCGACATTGCCAAGGATGGCGCAATGCAGATCACCTATTCGCGCTTCGACCCGATCGGCCCCAATCCGCATCCGGACTGGATCGATGCCAAGCGCGAGACGATCACGCGGACGGTACCGCAGGCGACGGCACCGGCTGAGACGCCGGCCGCCAAACCTGCCTCGAGTTTCAGCTTCATGGTGCAGCCGGCACCGCAGGCGGGAACAGACGCACCTACCGAACCGACAGGCCCCAGAACCGCGACCGAAGAGGTGATTGTCGATGCAAAGGTCACCCTTGGCCGCGCCGCAAGTCTCGACGTGCGCCCCGACCGCGTCCTTCTGGTCCGCAACAGTGAAACGGTGACACTCCATCTCGATCGGTCGCGCGAGACCGTGACGATCGACGGCAGCAAGCCCGACTGGGTGGAACAACGCACCGAAGGCGGTCGCGTGATTGCCTATTTCGGCTGGGCTGGCTGGGTGGATATCAGTTCCGATCGCGTGCGCATCCGCAACCGCTTCTTCGGCTGGGCCAACTTCATCTTCGACACCAACTCGGCCTTCTTCGGCATGTCCGCCGGCCAGGTGATGAACACGATCACCTCGGGTGAGCGCATCGATCCGTCGATGAGCAACCTGTCCCTTGCCTGGAACGATTTCCTCTACAATCCCTCCTGGCAGCATCTGGATGTCTGGACGAAGCTGCTGCAGACGATCGTCATGGCTTTCGTCGGCACGCTGTTTGCCATGGTCGTCTCGTTCCCGCTGTCTTTCCTGGCGGCCCGCAACATCACCCGCAACCGCCCGGTCAACCAGATCGTCAAGCGATTCTTCGACTTCCAGCGCTCCGTCGATATGCTGATCTGGGCGCTGTTCTTCACCCGCGCCTTCGGACCTGGGCCGCTCGCCGGCATTTCCGCCATCTTCTTCACCGACACGGGCACGCTCGGGAAGCTCTATGCCGAAGCCCTGGAGAACATCGATGACAAGCAGCGCGAGGGCGTGAAATCCGTCGGCGCGGCACCAATCGCGGTGCAGCGCTTCGGCGTGCTGCCGCAGGTTCTGCCTGTCTTTGCTTCGCAGGCGCTGTATTTCTGGGAATCGAACACCCGCTCCGCCACCATCATCGGTGCCGTCGGTGCCGGCGGCATCGGGCTCAAGCTGTGGGAGGCGATGCGCACAAATTCGAACTGGGAAAACGTCGCCTATATGGTCATTCTCATCCTTCTCGTCGTGTTTGTCTTCGACGCTATCTCCAACGCGCTACGCAGCCGTCTGATCGGCCAGCGGCAGCATTGA
- the phnD gene encoding phosphonate ABC transporter substrate-binding protein: MLKKTLLAAVALVSLAGIAHAQDLKEFRIGILGGENEADRLRNFACLQEHLKTELGVEKVSLFPAADYDGVIQGLLGGTLDYAELGASGYAKIYLANPKAVEPILTTVQTDGSMGYHSVMVARKDSGIKSLADMKGKKLGFADPDSTSGYLIPTVTLPEAIGGASIKEYFGSTGFGGGHENLVLEVLKGNFDAGTTWGSGVGNFKDGYTSGNLKKMVDKGILNMDDLVELWKSPLIPNGPIVVRTTMNDAMKTKFKTFMMGLPKTDAKCFSAIQGGDFKGYAEVNVDFYKPIIDARKATIGG, encoded by the coding sequence ATGTTGAAGAAGACCCTTCTTGCCGCCGTAGCGCTTGTCTCGCTCGCCGGCATTGCTCATGCCCAGGATCTCAAGGAATTCCGCATCGGCATTCTCGGCGGCGAGAACGAGGCTGACCGCCTGCGCAACTTCGCCTGCCTTCAGGAGCATCTGAAGACCGAACTCGGCGTGGAAAAGGTCTCGCTTTTCCCGGCTGCCGATTATGACGGCGTCATCCAGGGCCTGCTCGGGGGCACGCTCGACTACGCCGAGCTTGGTGCGTCCGGTTACGCCAAGATCTACCTCGCCAACCCGAAGGCCGTCGAGCCGATCCTGACCACCGTACAGACCGACGGTTCGATGGGTTATCATTCGGTCATGGTGGCCCGCAAGGATTCCGGCATCAAGTCGCTCGCCGACATGAAGGGCAAGAAGCTCGGCTTTGCCGACCCGGATTCGACCTCCGGTTACCTGATCCCGACGGTCACCCTGCCGGAAGCCATCGGCGGCGCCTCGATCAAGGAATATTTCGGCTCGACCGGCTTCGGCGGCGGCCACGAAAACCTCGTGCTCGAAGTGCTGAAGGGCAATTTCGATGCCGGCACGACCTGGGGTTCGGGCGTTGGCAACTTCAAGGACGGCTACACCTCCGGCAATCTGAAGAAGATGGTCGACAAGGGCATCCTCAACATGGACGACCTCGTCGAGCTGTGGAAGTCGCCGCTGATCCCGAACGGGCCGATCGTCGTGCGTACCACGATGAACGATGCCATGAAGACCAAGTTCAAGACCTTCATGATGGGCCTGCCGAAGACGGACGCCAAGTGCTTCTCCGCCATCCAGGGCGGCGACTTCAAGGGATATGCCGAAGTCAACGTCGATTTCTACAAGCCGATCATCGACGCCCGCAAGGCAACCATCGGCGGCTGA
- a CDS encoding aldo/keto reductase has product MQARPERILLAPGLDISRLVCGLWQVADIEKDGTTIDPEQGADALEAYVRAGFDTFDMADHYGSAEIITGHLLKRFPNGGVKPRAFTKWCPEPGPMTRDVVRRGVEERLTRLGVDRIDLLQFHWWTFEHPAWLDALHEMQAMKEEGLIGALGFTNVDAAHLALALSDGIEIASNQVCFSLIDRRAAGALSDLCARSGVKLLAYGTLCGGFLSEKWLGQPEPAAIPDWSRSKYKRFIDTAGGWEPYQAILHAASRIAKKHGVSLSNVASRWVLEHQAVAATIIGARLGESEHRDDNLNVFRFQLDAEDHAQLDDAFASTQPIPGDCGDEYRKPPFLTASGDLSHHLDAIPSVYTAEPMPGRPGRLRVSSGSIWEPLAGYSRAVRIGNRVLVSGTTATHGTDRCVAPGNAGAQATYILDKIAASLSPLGAKMEDVVRTRIYLKDAANWEPVSRAHGRVFGEILPANTLIEAGNLIGDYEVEIEAEAIVED; this is encoded by the coding sequence ATGCAAGCCCGTCCCGAACGCATCCTTCTTGCTCCAGGCCTCGACATCAGCCGCCTCGTCTGCGGTCTCTGGCAGGTGGCAGATATCGAGAAGGATGGCACGACCATCGATCCCGAACAGGGCGCCGATGCCTTGGAGGCCTATGTCCGCGCCGGTTTCGACACCTTTGACATGGCAGACCATTACGGGTCCGCGGAAATCATCACCGGCCATCTGCTGAAGCGTTTTCCGAATGGTGGCGTGAAGCCCCGCGCCTTCACCAAATGGTGCCCGGAGCCGGGACCGATGACGCGGGACGTGGTTCGTAGGGGCGTGGAAGAGCGGCTGACGCGCCTGGGGGTCGACAGGATCGACCTCCTGCAGTTCCACTGGTGGACCTTCGAACATCCGGCGTGGCTGGATGCCCTGCATGAGATGCAGGCGATGAAAGAGGAAGGGCTGATCGGCGCGCTCGGCTTCACCAATGTCGATGCGGCGCACTTGGCGCTCGCGCTTTCCGATGGCATCGAGATTGCCAGCAACCAGGTGTGCTTCTCGCTGATCGACCGTCGCGCCGCCGGAGCCTTGTCCGATCTTTGCGCCCGCAGCGGCGTGAAACTGCTCGCTTACGGCACGCTCTGCGGCGGCTTCCTGTCGGAGAAGTGGCTGGGACAGCCGGAGCCCGCCGCCATTCCGGACTGGAGCCGCTCCAAATACAAACGCTTCATCGATACGGCGGGCGGCTGGGAGCCTTATCAGGCCATTCTGCACGCTGCCTCGCGTATTGCGAAGAAGCATGGCGTTTCGCTGTCGAATGTTGCCAGCCGCTGGGTGCTGGAGCATCAGGCGGTGGCCGCCACCATCATCGGCGCGCGGCTGGGCGAAAGCGAACACCGCGACGACAACCTGAACGTCTTCCGTTTTCAACTGGATGCCGAGGACCATGCCCAGCTGGACGATGCCTTTGCCAGCACGCAGCCCATTCCCGGAGACTGCGGCGACGAATATCGCAAGCCACCCTTCCTGACCGCGTCCGGCGATCTCAGCCACCACCTCGATGCCATCCCGTCGGTTTACACGGCAGAACCAATGCCTGGACGCCCGGGCCGGCTGCGCGTCTCCTCCGGCAGCATCTGGGAACCGCTCGCCGGCTACAGCCGCGCGGTCCGCATCGGCAATCGCGTGCTCGTGTCCGGCACCACGGCGACCCACGGCACCGATCGCTGTGTGGCGCCCGGCAACGCCGGCGCCCAGGCGACCTATATCCTCGACAAGATCGCCGCCAGCTTGAGTCCTCTCGGAGCGAAGATGGAGGATGTGGTCCGCACGCGGATCTACCTGAAGGATGCGGCAAATTGGGAGCCGGTTTCGCGCGCGCATGGCCGCGTCTTCGGAGAGATCCTGCCTGCCAATACGCTGATCGAGGCCGGCAACCTGATCGGCGACTATGAGGTGGAGATCGAGGCGGAAGCAATCGTGGAGGATTGA
- a CDS encoding branched-chain amino acid ABC transporter permease, producing MTLDILAYAAFFLTMALTYAIICLGLNVQWGMTGLFNVGIAAFVAVGSYTSALLTTPPSPDRFGGFDLPIAVGWLGAAIMSGLLSWAVGALTIRLRADYLAIATFGIAVTVQLCMLNLQPITGGAFGIGFIPRPFADLQSDALAFSLANFAVMAVVVLALYYALEHLAKSPWGRVLRAIREDEMAAQALGKRPIRFRLQAFALGGAIMGLAGAAQAHFIGFIAPDNYMPILTFQVWAMLIVGGSGNNRGAIAGAILVWGLWALSAAAVSSFVPADQQARAAALQIVAIGIGLCLMLLWRPRGLFGEVSPLTRLKALRNAPSKE from the coding sequence ATGACCCTCGATATCCTCGCTTACGCCGCCTTCTTTCTCACCATGGCGCTGACCTATGCGATCATCTGCCTCGGTTTGAATGTGCAATGGGGCATGACCGGCCTGTTCAATGTCGGCATCGCCGCCTTTGTTGCCGTCGGTTCCTATACTTCCGCGCTGCTGACAACCCCGCCGAGCCCGGACCGTTTCGGCGGCTTCGACCTGCCGATCGCGGTGGGTTGGCTTGGCGCCGCGATCATGTCCGGCCTGCTCTCCTGGGCGGTCGGTGCGCTGACCATCCGCCTGCGGGCCGATTATCTGGCCATCGCCACCTTCGGGATTGCGGTCACCGTGCAGCTCTGCATGCTGAACCTGCAGCCGATCACCGGCGGCGCCTTCGGCATCGGCTTCATCCCGCGTCCCTTTGCCGACCTGCAAAGCGATGCGCTTGCCTTCAGCCTCGCCAATTTCGCGGTGATGGCCGTGGTGGTTCTCGCCCTCTATTATGCGCTGGAGCATCTGGCGAAAAGCCCTTGGGGACGCGTGCTGCGCGCCATCCGCGAGGACGAGATGGCGGCGCAGGCGCTCGGAAAACGGCCGATCCGCTTTCGCCTGCAGGCCTTTGCGCTGGGTGGTGCGATCATGGGGCTTGCGGGCGCCGCCCAGGCGCATTTCATCGGCTTCATCGCGCCCGATAATTACATGCCGATCCTCACGTTTCAGGTCTGGGCCATGCTGATCGTCGGCGGCTCGGGCAACAATCGCGGCGCGATTGCCGGCGCCATCCTCGTCTGGGGGCTCTGGGCGCTCTCTGCCGCCGCCGTCTCCAGCTTCGTCCCGGCAGACCAGCAGGCACGGGCCGCCGCCCTGCAGATCGTCGCCATCGGTATCGGCCTCTGCCTCATGCTTCTCTGGCGCCCGCGCGGCCTATTCGGCGAAGTCAGTCCGCTGACCCGCCTGAAGGCCCTTCGCAACGCCCCATCCAAGGAATGA
- the phnE gene encoding phosphonate ABC transporter, permease protein PhnE, translating into MAIERHWQELATQRRFYTAIGLVVLLLALAGSLWFANDSNSGKFFDRLPHLFDFIEDLLPRDATEIWRALFDLPSPYFDGSLKYDYPEGRYYITDSLYIPEYFYKMVETLNIAVVSTIIGFLFGAILSFFAARNMVKSPWLRGPVRRFMEVLRAFPEIVLAGFFLAILSLGPIPAIIAVTIHTIGALGKLFFEVIENADMRPDEGLRAVGASWIERVWFAMVPQVMPNFISYFLLRLEINVRASTIIGAVGGGGIGEQLRLSISRGHEAKTLAIVLLLFITIIAVDQLSAWLRRKLVGEQAFQAVI; encoded by the coding sequence ATGGCGATCGAGCGGCACTGGCAGGAGCTTGCAACACAGCGACGCTTCTATACGGCCATCGGCCTCGTCGTGCTGCTTCTCGCCCTTGCCGGGTCGCTGTGGTTCGCCAATGACAGCAATTCCGGCAAGTTCTTTGATCGCCTGCCGCATCTGTTCGATTTCATCGAGGACCTGTTGCCGCGTGATGCAACGGAGATCTGGCGGGCGCTCTTCGACCTCCCCTCCCCCTATTTCGACGGTAGCCTGAAATACGATTATCCCGAGGGCCGCTACTACATCACCGACAGCCTCTACATTCCCGAATATTTCTACAAGATGGTCGAGACGCTGAACATCGCGGTCGTCTCCACCATCATCGGCTTCCTGTTCGGGGCAATCCTGTCGTTTTTTGCCGCCCGTAACATGGTGAAAAGCCCCTGGCTGCGCGGCCCCGTGCGGCGGTTCATGGAAGTGCTGCGGGCCTTTCCGGAAATCGTGCTGGCTGGTTTTTTCCTGGCGATCCTGTCGCTCGGCCCGATTCCGGCTATCATCGCGGTGACGATCCACACCATCGGTGCGCTTGGCAAACTCTTCTTCGAGGTGATCGAGAATGCCGACATGCGCCCCGACGAAGGCCTGCGGGCCGTCGGCGCCAGTTGGATCGAGCGCGTCTGGTTCGCCATGGTGCCGCAGGTGATGCCGAACTTCATCAGCTATTTCCTGCTGCGCCTGGAGATCAACGTCCGTGCCTCGACGATCATCGGTGCCGTCGGCGGCGGCGGCATCGGCGAGCAGCTGCGTCTGTCGATCAGCCGCGGGCACGAAGCAAAGACGCTGGCGATCGTGTTGCTTCTATTCATCACCATCATTGCGGTCGATCAGCTGTCGGCCTGGTTGAGGCGCAAACTGGTGGGCGAACAGGCCTTCCAGGCCGTCATCTGA
- a CDS encoding DMT family transporter yields the protein MTTPNEIPAIGIALRILSGLLFGAMAICIKAVADQVPLGQLVFFRSAFALLPLMAFLWFRGEFPAGLATRRPLGHLLRSSLGAAAMFASFASIARLPLAEATLLTYLSPTFTSLASIVLLSERATIWRIGGVVLGLAGVTTLVWPELGHLDMQGPRLWGYVFGLLMGILTAFALIMVRKLSRTENPGAIAFYFIITSMLGSLLTIPFGWVGLDMTMLAILSLAGLFGGFAQITMTLAFRHAEASLLAPFEYLAILWPVLADVLLFHAPLSLAFLSALPLVLGGAALAAMDGRRKNRVPAQA from the coding sequence GTGACCACACCCAACGAGATTCCCGCCATCGGGATCGCCTTGCGCATCTTGTCCGGCCTGCTCTTCGGAGCGATGGCGATTTGCATCAAGGCCGTTGCGGATCAGGTTCCGCTGGGCCAACTCGTCTTCTTCCGGTCAGCCTTCGCACTCCTTCCCCTGATGGCCTTCCTCTGGTTCAGAGGCGAGTTTCCCGCAGGTCTGGCGACCCGAAGACCGCTCGGCCACCTGTTGAGGTCGAGCCTCGGTGCGGCTGCGATGTTTGCCTCCTTTGCTTCGATCGCGCGGCTGCCGCTCGCAGAAGCCACCCTGCTGACCTATCTGTCGCCGACATTCACGAGCCTCGCCAGTATCGTCCTGCTTTCCGAGCGCGCGACAATCTGGCGGATCGGCGGCGTCGTGCTGGGTTTGGCAGGCGTGACGACGCTGGTCTGGCCGGAGCTTGGACACCTCGACATGCAGGGCCCGCGGCTCTGGGGATATGTCTTCGGCCTTCTGATGGGCATCCTGACAGCCTTCGCCCTGATCATGGTGCGTAAGCTGAGCCGCACGGAAAATCCGGGAGCGATCGCATTCTATTTCATCATCACCTCGATGCTCGGCAGTCTTCTGACGATCCCGTTCGGATGGGTCGGGCTCGACATGACAATGCTCGCGATCCTTTCCCTCGCAGGTCTGTTCGGAGGGTTTGCGCAAATCACGATGACGCTTGCCTTCCGGCATGCCGAAGCCTCCCTGCTCGCCCCCTTCGAATATCTGGCCATCCTCTGGCCGGTTCTCGCCGACGTTCTGCTCTTCCATGCGCCGCTTTCGCTCGCCTTCCTGTCGGCTCTGCCGCTGGTCCTCGGAGGGGCCGCTCTCGCCGCGATGGATGGACGGCGGAAAAACAGAGTGCCTGCGCAGGCGTGA